One Myripristis murdjan chromosome 17, fMyrMur1.1, whole genome shotgun sequence DNA segment encodes these proteins:
- the LOC115375414 gene encoding uncharacterized protein LOC115375414, with protein sequence MAAQLQQDQVSLTSRTNERVSFRCTGTNQCDSSYVFCIQQHTQVFVTALFTVGSSGYSYKIFGSGTRLYVRDHPVVPPKVSIYPATTADQKGKSSLLCLATSMFPPEVQFSWRTKDNKRTIPERERVELREEEHAAAIVLIDHQELITYQYICSVKHQGGTVEAKIPPELPASATSLPPVRDTTALPAVEQSDVSAASIPPVTDTAEPPAGEQSDVSFQFQCRVKLLSLVSTVMIVKSMVYCCGLSLLIIHRNKGPAD encoded by the exons atggcagcacagctgcagcaggaccaggtatCACTGACCAGCAGAACCAATGAGAGAGTCTCCTTCAGATGTACAGGAACTAACCAGTGTGACAGCAGCTATGTGTTCTG cattcaacaacacacacaggtttttgtCACAGCACTTTTCACTGTGGGGAGCAGCGGCTACAGCTACAAGATCTTTGGCTCAGGCACCAGACTGTATGTAAGAG ATCATCCAGTTGTGCCGCCCAAAGTGAGCATCTACCCAGCAACTACAGCCGACCAGAAGGGGAAGAGCTCCCTGTTGTGTCTGGCCACATCCATGTTTCCTCCTGAGGTCCAGTTCTCCTGGAGGACAAAGGACAACAAGAGGACAATtcctgagagagagcgagtggagctcagagaggaagagcacgCCGCCGCCATCGTGCTGATCGATCACCAAGAGCTCATCACGTATCAATACATCTGCTCTGTCAAACACCAAGGGGGCACGGTGGAGGCCAAGATACCACCAG agcttCCAGCATCTGcaacctccctccctccagtcaGAGACACAACAGCGCTGCCAGCCGTGGAGCAAAGTGACG TGTCTGcagcctccatccctccagtcacagacacagcagagccGCCAGCCGGGGAGCAAAGTGACG TGTCCTTCCAGTTCCAGTGCagggtgaagctgctctctctgGTTTCCACAGTGATGATAGTGAAGAGCATGGTGTACTGCTGTGGACTCTCTCTCCTGATCATCCACAGAAACAAGGgacctgctgactga